In Methylotenera sp. L2L1, the following proteins share a genomic window:
- a CDS encoding DNA internalization-related competence protein ComEC/Rec2, with the protein MILFALGFVLGAFCLQQMPVLPDLIWSLSILPFVFISIYLRKAQFKFIRLFQLQLWLMIALMFGFFWSAAFATFRLAEALPVYWQNKPIELVGVVASVPVLTEQGARFNFAVERVVTKGAVVPRHLSLSIYRKRDQQPQVHESMQFSDVQAGQRLHLVARLKRPHSVQNPHGFDFESWSLAENIRAIGSVKGKPTVLDEFVWRPQYVVERIRQSVKLRITEVLMSKPYSGVIQALVMGDDSQISVRDWQLFLRTGITHLMSISGLHITMLSGLMFVLVNFVWRRVPNLGNKVPTRKAATFAAVLTALIYALIAGFSVPTQRTLYMLMVFGVALWSGRRFVIAQVLALALLIVVLIDPWAVISAGFWLSFGAVALLSFAMGARIATPHWLKVAVQTQWAVTIGMLPLLLIMFHQASIISPVANAVAIPLISFFVTPLALLGSFLPIDWPLHLAYYLLELCVVFLDWLNQLPVAVWQQHAPALWTLAPALLGVIWMLMPRGVPLRWLGIFGFLPMMLISPVRPASGEMKATILDVGQGLSVVVQTSTHTLLYDAGARFNAQSDAGSRVVVPFLQGEGVQKLDGFIVTHDDNDHSGGMDSVLTLMPVDWFASSMPETVITPPNVERMKCYAGQGWHWDGVDFEMLYPNLSDYENVGIKDNDRSCVLKITSEAGSLLLTGDIERNAEAALVSANASSLPAILKSDVLVVPHHGSKTSSTTSFVEAVAPSVAIFTVGYLNRFKHPRPEVTARYPLVGSQLYRSDYHGAVELNFRMQGPAPQIAVQNWRAQRKRYWHDKF; encoded by the coding sequence ATGATTCTTTTTGCACTGGGGTTTGTGTTAGGTGCTTTTTGCCTGCAACAGATGCCAGTGTTGCCAGACCTGATATGGTCATTGTCAATCTTACCTTTTGTCTTTATCAGTATTTATCTTCGTAAAGCGCAATTCAAATTTATACGTCTTTTTCAGCTGCAATTATGGTTAATGATTGCCCTGATGTTCGGTTTTTTCTGGTCTGCTGCTTTTGCTACATTCAGGCTTGCTGAAGCGTTACCAGTTTATTGGCAAAATAAGCCAATTGAGTTGGTGGGAGTTGTGGCAAGCGTTCCTGTTTTAACTGAGCAGGGTGCTCGCTTTAATTTTGCTGTTGAACGTGTTGTGACTAAAGGTGCTGTCGTTCCTCGACATCTTTCACTTAGCATTTACCGTAAACGAGACCAGCAACCACAAGTGCATGAGTCTATGCAGTTTTCAGACGTTCAAGCCGGACAGCGTTTGCATTTGGTCGCACGACTCAAACGTCCACATAGCGTACAAAATCCGCATGGTTTTGATTTTGAGTCATGGTCCTTGGCTGAGAATATCCGTGCTATTGGCAGTGTCAAAGGTAAGCCCACCGTACTTGATGAGTTTGTTTGGCGTCCGCAATATGTGGTTGAACGTATTCGTCAGTCAGTGAAACTACGCATTACTGAAGTCTTAATGAGTAAGCCATATAGCGGGGTGATACAGGCGTTGGTGATGGGGGATGATAGCCAGATTTCAGTGCGAGATTGGCAATTGTTTTTACGCACAGGGATTACGCATTTAATGAGTATCTCTGGTTTGCATATTACGATGCTGTCTGGGCTGATGTTTGTGCTAGTGAACTTTGTTTGGAGACGCGTCCCCAACCTAGGTAATAAAGTCCCAACGCGGAAAGCGGCAACTTTTGCAGCAGTATTGACCGCGCTAATATATGCCCTCATTGCAGGGTTTTCCGTGCCAACGCAACGCACCCTGTATATGCTGATGGTGTTTGGTGTTGCATTATGGTCTGGTCGGCGCTTTGTCATTGCTCAAGTGCTAGCCTTGGCCTTATTGATTGTGGTTTTAATTGATCCGTGGGCTGTGATTTCTGCTGGTTTTTGGCTATCTTTTGGTGCCGTTGCACTTCTAAGCTTTGCAATGGGCGCGCGAATAGCTACGCCGCATTGGTTGAAAGTTGCAGTGCAAACGCAATGGGCAGTGACAATAGGTATGTTGCCATTGCTATTAATCATGTTTCACCAAGCCTCTATCATCTCACCCGTGGCGAATGCAGTTGCAATTCCATTAATCAGCTTCTTTGTCACTCCCTTGGCTTTGCTAGGTAGTTTCCTGCCAATTGATTGGCCATTACATTTAGCTTATTACTTGCTAGAGCTATGTGTTGTCTTTCTGGATTGGCTAAATCAATTGCCCGTTGCTGTCTGGCAACAACATGCGCCTGCATTATGGACATTAGCTCCAGCGCTATTGGGTGTGATTTGGATGTTAATGCCACGGGGAGTGCCGTTACGCTGGTTGGGTATTTTTGGTTTTTTGCCCATGATGCTAATTTCACCTGTTCGGCCAGCATCAGGTGAGATGAAAGCGACGATTCTAGATGTAGGGCAAGGCTTAAGTGTGGTGGTGCAGACATCAACACATACCTTACTTTATGATGCGGGTGCAAGATTTAATGCCCAAAGTGATGCTGGTAGTCGCGTTGTTGTGCCATTTCTGCAAGGTGAGGGCGTTCAAAAGCTTGATGGATTTATCGTGACGCACGATGATAATGATCATAGTGGCGGCATGGACTCTGTATTGACCTTAATGCCAGTGGATTGGTTTGCAAGCTCAATGCCTGAAACGGTGATTACTCCTCCTAATGTTGAGCGTATGAAATGTTACGCCGGTCAGGGCTGGCATTGGGATGGTGTTGATTTTGAAATGCTATACCCGAACCTAAGTGATTATGAGAATGTTGGAATTAAAGATAATGATAGAAGTTGTGTGCTAAAAATTACCAGTGAGGCAGGCAGTTTATTGCTTACAGGAGACATTGAGCGTAATGCTGAAGCCGCCTTAGTTTCAGCAAACGCAAGTTCGTTACCAGCTATATTGAAAAGTGACGTCCTAGTCGTGCCTCATCATGGCAGCAAAACATCATCCACCACAAGTTTTGTGGAAGCTGTCGCACCTAGCGTTGCAATTTTTACAGTGGGGTATTTAAATCGCTTTAAACATCCAAGGCCGGAAGTCACTGCCAGATATCCGCTCGTTGGTAGTCAATTGTATAGATCCGATTATCATGGTGCAGTAGAGCTAAACTTCAGGATGCAGGGGCCTGCACCTCAAATTGCTGTGCAGAATTGGCGAGCCCAACGTAAGCGTTACTGGCATGATAAATTCTAA
- a CDS encoding ExbD/TolR family protein encodes MDFQRGKKHEELEINFIPLIDVLLVIIIFLIVSATFSRTNELQINLPTAEANAPQDKPLMIEVAVDATGKYLIDGKQLADGSVSAISAALQAAAKASNEEPTIVINADANTTHQSVVNVMEASRVAGYTRITFATQVQSGS; translated from the coding sequence ATGGATTTTCAACGTGGGAAAAAACACGAAGAACTTGAAATCAACTTTATCCCGTTGATCGATGTATTGCTGGTGATTATTATTTTCTTAATCGTCAGCGCAACATTTTCACGTACTAACGAACTGCAAATCAATCTGCCAACAGCCGAGGCAAATGCACCTCAGGACAAACCGTTGATGATTGAAGTAGCGGTTGATGCAACCGGGAAATATCTGATTGATGGTAAACAGTTGGCTGACGGGTCAGTGTCTGCGATTAGTGCAGCCCTGCAAGCCGCAGCTAAAGCAAGTAATGAAGAGCCAACTATTGTTATTAATGCCGATGCCAATACCACGCATCAGTCTGTCGTTAATGTGATGGAAGCATCACGTGTTGCAGGGTACACAAGAATTACATTTGCCACCCAAGTGCAATCGGGATCTTGA
- the lpxK gene encoding tetraacyldisaccharide 4'-kinase produces MANWLQKQWLTFTLWHLLLLPISWLFSIIVALRRFLYKAGFFRSYRLNVPVVVVGNINVGGAGKTPLVILVAEQLILLGYKPGIISRGYGSNLTGIAAVSANSNPAAVGDEPVLIAMRTTCPVFVGAKRVEVGLALLKAHPECNIIISDDGLQHYALQRDVEVVVFDGAKGFGNGALLPAGPLRESLNRLKTVDVVIRNGAPSNPSLLVSPIPIEMHLKASHFYNLNNRQLQLSPAEFAGKSITAIAGIGNPERFFRQLTAMGLHFKSKAYNDHYQYCAQDFDDIDTDIVIMTEKDAVKCTTFARANFWVLPVKADIDKQLLTLLLNKLDKLNKLDKLRT; encoded by the coding sequence ATGGCTAATTGGCTGCAGAAGCAGTGGCTCACTTTTACACTGTGGCATTTGTTGCTTTTGCCAATTTCTTGGTTGTTTTCGATAATCGTAGCTTTAAGAAGATTCTTATATAAAGCAGGTTTTTTCCGCAGCTACCGTTTAAATGTTCCTGTCGTCGTCGTCGGCAACATCAATGTGGGTGGTGCTGGTAAAACGCCGTTAGTGATATTGGTGGCTGAGCAATTGATATTGTTGGGTTATAAGCCGGGTATTATTAGTCGCGGTTATGGAAGCAATTTGACTGGTATTGCCGCTGTATCCGCGAATAGCAATCCTGCTGCAGTTGGTGATGAGCCTGTATTAATTGCCATGCGTACAACATGTCCTGTATTTGTTGGCGCTAAACGTGTAGAAGTCGGACTCGCACTTTTGAAAGCACACCCCGAGTGCAATATTATTATCAGTGATGATGGTCTACAGCACTATGCATTACAAAGAGATGTTGAAGTAGTGGTGTTTGACGGGGCAAAGGGTTTTGGTAATGGAGCTCTTTTGCCTGCAGGACCTTTGCGTGAGTCATTAAACAGATTGAAAACGGTTGATGTCGTGATTAGAAATGGCGCACCATCGAACCCAAGCTTGCTTGTATCACCAATTCCTATTGAAATGCACTTGAAGGCAAGTCACTTCTATAACCTTAATAATCGTCAATTACAATTAAGTCCAGCCGAGTTTGCGGGAAAATCCATCACGGCAATTGCTGGCATCGGTAATCCTGAGCGATTCTTTCGACAGTTAACCGCGATGGGTTTGCATTTTAAATCCAAAGCATATAATGATCATTATCAATACTGCGCTCAAGACTTTGACGATATCGACACGGATATCGTCATCATGACTGAGAAAGATGCTGTTAAATGTACTACATTTGCACGCGCTAATTTTTGGGTGTTGCCGGTTAAAGCTGATATCGATAAGCAGTTGTTGACTCTTTTGTTAAACAAGTTAGATAAATTAAACAAACTAGATAAATTGAGAACTTAA
- the lolD gene encoding lipoprotein-releasing ABC transporter ATP-binding protein LolD encodes MSSQTSKPIIACQHLHKTYQGLDVAVLNGIDLSVNTGEQVAIVGASGSGKSTLLHLLGGLDVPSSGDVHILEHNLAQLSETQKGDLRNQSLGFVYQFHHLLPEFTALENVAMPLLIRRTPREQALTVAGEMLAKVGLKHRLEHMPGELSGGERQRAALARAMVTSPQCILADEPTGNLDRHTAHAVFDLLLEMNQTQNVSLVVVTHDLELAAKMQRRYKLVDGKLVTL; translated from the coding sequence ATGAGTAGCCAAACTTCAAAGCCAATTATTGCTTGTCAACATTTGCATAAAACTTATCAGGGCTTAGATGTTGCCGTGCTGAATGGTATCGATCTTAGTGTCAATACTGGGGAGCAAGTGGCAATTGTCGGTGCTTCAGGGTCGGGTAAAAGTACCTTATTGCATTTGCTGGGTGGTTTAGATGTGCCAAGCAGTGGAGATGTGCATATTCTTGAACATAATCTTGCACAATTGTCTGAAACGCAAAAAGGTGATTTACGTAATCAGTCTTTAGGGTTTGTCTATCAATTCCACCATCTATTGCCAGAATTTACTGCACTTGAAAATGTAGCGATGCCCCTATTGATTCGCCGCACCCCACGAGAGCAAGCGCTTACAGTGGCAGGTGAAATGTTGGCAAAAGTAGGGCTAAAGCACCGGCTGGAACATATGCCAGGTGAATTGTCTGGCGGTGAGCGGCAACGTGCCGCATTAGCGCGAGCAATGGTCACCTCACCGCAATGTATCCTTGCGGATGAGCCTACCGGTAATCTCGATCGTCATACTGCGCATGCAGTGTTTGATTTGCTATTGGAAATGAATCAAACGCAAAATGTAAGTTTGGTGGTTGTTACGCACGACTTGGAGCTTGCTGCAAAAATGCAGCGGCGCTACAAGCTCGTTGACGGCAAATTGGTGACTTTGTAA
- a CDS encoding MotA/TolQ/ExbB proton channel family protein, protein MWEIILAAGWPIWPLVIASVIAVAIIGERSFALRENIVSPSNLLPELQAWLAKGGITKDTINRLEQHSLLGRVFATALANAKNSREVTKESIEETARAVAHQMERYLSTLGTIATVSPLLGLLGTVIGMVELFGAFTTQGHDVAQFARGISVALYNTAAGIVVAVPAMIAYRYFRTKVDALLIEMEQQAIKLVEIIHGERQ, encoded by the coding sequence GTGTGGGAAATCATTCTAGCTGCTGGTTGGCCTATCTGGCCACTTGTTATTGCGTCAGTGATTGCTGTAGCAATCATAGGTGAGCGTAGTTTTGCATTGCGAGAAAATATTGTATCCCCTAGCAATTTATTACCAGAGCTACAAGCATGGTTAGCGAAGGGTGGTATCACAAAAGATACGATTAATCGCTTAGAGCAGCACTCATTGTTGGGCCGTGTATTTGCAACTGCACTTGCAAATGCAAAAAACTCACGTGAGGTGACGAAAGAATCTATTGAAGAAACAGCGCGTGCAGTGGCGCATCAGATGGAAAGGTATCTTTCTACACTAGGAACCATTGCAACCGTATCACCTTTATTAGGGTTGCTCGGTACCGTGATTGGTATGGTGGAGTTATTTGGTGCTTTCACTACGCAAGGACATGATGTCGCTCAATTTGCACGTGGCATTTCAGTTGCCTTATATAACACTGCTGCAGGTATTGTAGTAGCAGTGCCAGCGATGATCGCTTACCGTTATTTCCGTACCAAAGTAGATGCTTTGCTGATTGAGATGGAGCAACAAGCCATTAAGTTAGTTGAAATCATTCACGGCGAGCGTCAGTAA
- the msbA gene encoding lipid A export permease/ATP-binding protein MsbA, whose translation MSNSNLKKSKPKTHDVVHVSNAKVLYLRLFHYAWHYKYVFMISMLALVLLAGSNTAFLALIKQVTDEGFVKKTADQAILLPLMLIALMVARGITGFVSTYCMRVVARRVVEDFRKEMFSKLMLLPVHYFDARSAGSIVSKFTYDVERLSTATTRSWMNVMRDLLTVVGLIGYMLYLDWRLTLIFAIVLPFIALYLKKMTPKLKANAKQVQHSVGEMTKSAEEAIAGQRIVKIFGAQDFEYSRFAQIVSNNRKIELRVARIAGLSSFIVELFAALALGLVIYYAIGNFSVGEFAAFVGALLMLISPIKHIAAANEDLQVGLTAAQSIFDVIDSQPEVDQGQLTIERAKGDIEFKNVTLHYEDTPKPALDSLSFSIQAGEKIALVGRSGGGKTSLVNLLPRFYELQQGAVLLDGVDCRAIQLKNLRQQFALVSQDIILFNDTIFNNIAYGVLRNATEAEVIAAAKAANIWEFIQHLPNGLQNEIGDRGVKLSGGQRQRIAIARAILKNAPILLLDEATSALDTESEQHVQQAMDALMLNRTSIVIAHRLSTIENADRIMVMEHGHIVEIGSHDELMKLDGYYAKLYHKQFSV comes from the coding sequence ATGTCGAACTCAAACCTAAAAAAATCTAAACCCAAAACGCACGATGTTGTGCATGTATCAAACGCAAAGGTTTTATATTTGCGTTTGTTTCACTATGCATGGCATTACAAATACGTCTTTATGATCAGTATGCTTGCGCTAGTATTGCTAGCCGGCAGTAATACTGCATTTCTTGCCTTGATCAAACAAGTCACGGATGAAGGTTTTGTTAAAAAAACAGCTGACCAGGCGATACTGCTACCCTTGATGTTGATTGCTTTAATGGTGGCGCGAGGCATTACAGGCTTTGTGTCTACTTATTGCATGCGAGTGGTTGCTAGGCGTGTGGTTGAAGACTTTCGTAAGGAAATGTTTTCTAAACTAATGCTTTTGCCAGTGCATTATTTTGATGCAAGGTCGGCAGGCTCTATCGTTTCCAAGTTTACCTATGATGTAGAACGGCTCTCAACTGCCACCACTCGTTCATGGATGAACGTGATGCGTGATTTGTTGACGGTGGTAGGTTTAATTGGCTACATGCTCTATCTTGATTGGCGATTAACCTTAATTTTTGCAATCGTATTGCCATTCATTGCCTTGTATTTGAAGAAAATGACGCCAAAATTAAAGGCAAATGCAAAACAAGTACAGCACAGCGTTGGTGAAATGACCAAGTCTGCAGAAGAGGCAATTGCGGGTCAGCGCATTGTTAAGATTTTTGGCGCACAAGATTTTGAATATAGCCGCTTTGCTCAAATTGTTTCTAACAATCGGAAAATTGAGTTGCGTGTGGCGCGCATTGCCGGCTTGAGTAGCTTTATTGTCGAGCTATTTGCGGCTCTAGCGTTAGGGTTGGTTATTTACTATGCGATAGGTAATTTTAGTGTAGGTGAGTTTGCTGCTTTTGTTGGCGCGTTGCTCATGCTTATCTCCCCTATTAAGCATATCGCTGCCGCTAATGAAGACTTGCAAGTAGGTCTAACCGCTGCGCAAAGTATTTTTGATGTAATCGATAGCCAGCCAGAAGTGGATCAAGGGCAGTTAACGATAGAACGAGCAAAAGGTGATATCGAGTTTAAAAATGTTACTTTGCATTATGAAGATACCCCAAAGCCTGCATTAGATAGCTTAAGCTTCAGCATTCAGGCTGGGGAAAAGATTGCGTTGGTTGGGCGCTCAGGCGGCGGTAAAACCTCTTTAGTGAATTTGCTGCCTAGATTTTACGAGCTACAGCAGGGTGCAGTGCTACTAGATGGTGTCGATTGCCGCGCAATACAGCTTAAAAATTTGCGCCAGCAATTTGCGCTGGTTAGCCAAGATATTATTTTATTTAATGATACTATTTTCAATAACATTGCATATGGTGTGTTGCGTAATGCAACCGAAGCAGAAGTAATTGCTGCAGCTAAGGCAGCTAATATCTGGGAATTTATCCAGCACTTACCTAATGGTCTGCAAAATGAAATTGGTGATCGCGGCGTGAAGCTATCTGGCGGTCAGCGTCAACGTATTGCCATTGCACGTGCCATTCTGAAAAATGCGCCAATCTTACTGTTGGATGAAGCCACATCAGCTTTGGATACAGAGTCTGAGCAACATGTTCAACAGGCAATGGATGCGTTAATGCTTAATCGTACCAGTATTGTGATTGCGCATAGATTAAGCACCATCGAAAATGCAGACCGCATCATGGTGATGGAGCATGGTCATATTGTTGAGATTGGCTCGCATGATGAGCTGATGAAGCTTGATGGATATTACGCAAAGTTATATCACAAGCAGTTTAGCGTTTAA